From Leptolyngbya sp. NIES-3755, one genomic window encodes:
- a CDS encoding hypothetical protein (similar to AA sequence:cyanobase_aa:Cyan7425_5027), whose product MSPYLEACCLRASATVSYARAERDIAVYTGMRVSAKTQQRLVQRQPWEELEPEAPEPILEISIDGGNVKLTSGTQDEPDWRQYKAVRINGKGESRAWFQDNEALVATVSARPMAEVVVCLGDGHDGIWNLHQQIVALSEQRIEILDWYHLKENLFKLSSDEIDREQIEAQLWKGDVSAALAQLAACPSDEAERFCNYLLKHQHRIVNYDYYAAEELCSIGSGAVESLVKQIDQRLQIVGGRWKAEHIPKVLAQRCAYLNEQLNPTTSILSRR is encoded by the coding sequence ATGAGTCCTTACTTGGAAGCGTGCTGTTTGAGAGCGAGTGCAACGGTTTCCTATGCCCGCGCAGAACGAGACATCGCGGTGTATACAGGAATGCGCGTCAGCGCCAAAACGCAACAACGATTAGTCCAGCGACAACCGTGGGAAGAACTTGAACCCGAAGCGCCAGAGCCGATTCTGGAAATCAGTATTGATGGCGGCAATGTGAAGTTAACCAGTGGCACTCAAGACGAACCGGACTGGCGACAGTACAAAGCCGTTCGCATCAATGGCAAGGGAGAAAGTCGAGCTTGGTTTCAGGACAATGAGGCATTGGTCGCAACAGTGAGCGCGCGTCCGATGGCAGAGGTCGTTGTCTGTCTGGGCGATGGACACGACGGCATCTGGAACTTGCATCAGCAGATCGTCGCGTTGAGCGAGCAACGGATTGAGATTCTCGATTGGTATCATCTCAAGGAGAACTTGTTCAAGTTATCGAGCGACGAAATCGACCGAGAACAGATAGAAGCTCAGTTATGGAAAGGAGATGTGAGCGCTGCTCTAGCCCAATTAGCGGCGTGTCCCTCCGATGAGGCAGAGCGGTTTTGCAACTATCTGCTGAAGCATCAACATCGGATTGTGAACTACGACTACTACGCGGCTGAGGAGCTATGTTCGATTGGGTCAGGAGCCGTGGAATCGTTGGTCAAACAAATTGATCAACGGTTGCAGATTGTTGGAGGTCGGTGGAAAGCGGAGCATATTCCGAAAGTGCTGGCACAACGCTGTGCTTATCTCAATGAGCAACTGAATCCCACGACATCTATTCTCTCAAGAAGGTGA
- a CDS encoding unknown protein (similar to AA sequence:cyanobase_aa:asl7669): MTPEDQQALNAHVQAIAKILYNDADKSQITNLAEIEAMVRTQVQQHVTPGLGSFLSQQLPPQLKATRDG, encoded by the coding sequence ATGACTCCTGAAGACCAACAAGCGCTGAATGCCCATGTTCAAGCGATTGCAAAAATCTTGTACAACGATGCTGACAAAAGCCAGATAACGAATTTGGCAGAAATCGAAGCGATGGTGCGAACTCAAGTGCAACAGCACGTCACACCAGGATTAGGGAGTTTTTTATCACAGCAGTTACCGCCACAACTGAAGGCTACCCGCGACGGTTGA
- a CDS encoding unknown protein (similar to AA sequence:cyanobase_aa:all1463) — protein MNPSLSAQVSSLIQKQPATTGELLLRFSEKKRANELPEKAQTDIRMVETALRLTLIPALGGPQPLGDRATAREVEAANRFLFEIPLKALRDARSRQEAYFEAIEAPGQFRRRHRCSLNKILEMAEGEGWLSEQPSRESQPSTDLKKKAVPFHKHRLSDRTGAEVYTLGKLKETKEGVEIVLRDLKAKDAEGKAVVTEGLPLSTINQDLHRELNELFHFLRDGLQEELRVVSVLNCLKEVCRQLGRLLGRGLTLTDLRLSHLVRLIKLQFPIPNKGTDKDAFYEILYQKWVTEEEAKQEAKKLVKFVERDLKSRGAKGFGEAKQQLHPGTKATYITAWIGLAKFVFREETDATEYNDFSDIPSVRALRRLQGKFVKQAKQADRVFDRALKSIPWADFLNCVEDLRCQSLVRFNDAGETLSEVEKAMRLQKFVLLSLFSLIPPLRQRTFRELQVGRTLFKGMLSEQGFVPVERMSNPEDARWYICLSPADYKTGKAYGSWHGEIPDFRYADGSSFYDYLAEWLDNGRQWLNPVHPFVFSQQRGNPFSGQSLGHLVKETLYDLTGVSVPPQALRNMFVTHVKRTGAPDVICEAYALAMQHSRRMQNDTYNDQLKAEKLAPAFAEALKVVTDCLSAKSCP, from the coding sequence ATGAATCCCTCACTTTCTGCTCAAGTTTCTAGCCTCATCCAGAAGCAACCTGCCACTACTGGCGAACTACTCCTACGTTTTTCAGAGAAAAAGCGAGCGAATGAGCTGCCAGAAAAGGCTCAGACTGACATTCGAATGGTTGAGACGGCGCTACGGCTCACTCTGATTCCTGCCTTGGGCGGACCACAACCGCTGGGAGATCGGGCGACTGCTAGAGAAGTGGAAGCTGCAAATCGATTTCTCTTCGAGATTCCGTTAAAAGCGTTGAGAGATGCTAGGAGTCGTCAAGAAGCATATTTTGAGGCAATTGAGGCACCTGGTCAGTTTCGCCGCCGACATCGCTGTTCGCTCAACAAAATACTAGAGATGGCAGAGGGTGAAGGATGGCTTAGTGAGCAACCTTCTAGAGAGTCCCAACCCTCTACTGATCTCAAGAAAAAAGCTGTTCCCTTCCACAAGCACCGCTTGAGCGATCGCACCGGAGCAGAAGTATACACTTTGGGCAAACTGAAGGAAACGAAAGAGGGGGTTGAAATCGTTTTACGCGACCTTAAAGCGAAAGATGCTGAGGGAAAAGCAGTGGTAACAGAAGGATTGCCACTAAGCACAATCAACCAAGATTTGCACCGAGAGTTAAACGAGCTTTTCCATTTTTTGCGTGATGGCTTGCAGGAAGAGCTTAGAGTAGTGTCTGTCCTTAACTGCCTCAAAGAAGTTTGCCGCCAACTGGGTAGATTGCTAGGTCGGGGCTTGACACTCACTGATCTCCGCCTAAGTCACCTGGTCAGGCTAATTAAACTTCAATTTCCAATTCCTAACAAAGGGACTGACAAAGATGCTTTTTATGAGATTTTGTATCAAAAGTGGGTGACAGAGGAAGAAGCTAAGCAGGAAGCAAAAAAGCTAGTGAAATTTGTTGAGCGTGACTTGAAGTCGCGAGGTGCAAAGGGGTTTGGAGAGGCTAAACAGCAATTGCATCCCGGCACTAAAGCGACTTATATCACTGCCTGGATTGGTTTAGCTAAATTTGTGTTTCGGGAGGAAACTGATGCAACCGAGTACAACGACTTTAGTGATATTCCATCTGTTCGTGCTCTCCGCAGGCTTCAAGGCAAATTTGTGAAACAGGCAAAACAGGCTGATCGCGTGTTTGATCGTGCGCTTAAATCAATTCCTTGGGCGGACTTTCTCAATTGCGTCGAAGACCTCCGCTGCCAGTCCCTAGTAAGATTTAACGATGCGGGAGAAACGTTATCAGAAGTTGAGAAAGCAATGAGACTTCAGAAGTTTGTGTTGCTCAGTCTTTTCTCACTAATTCCCCCACTTCGGCAGCGTACGTTTCGGGAGTTACAAGTGGGTCGCACGCTTTTCAAAGGTATGTTGTCCGAGCAAGGATTTGTGCCAGTTGAAAGGATGTCTAATCCTGAAGATGCTCGCTGGTATATTTGTTTGTCACCTGCGGATTACAAAACTGGAAAAGCGTATGGCTCTTGGCATGGCGAGATTCCAGATTTTCGATACGCAGACGGCTCCTCTTTCTACGATTATTTAGCTGAATGGTTGGATAACGGTCGCCAGTGGTTGAACCCAGTACACCCATTCGTTTTTAGTCAGCAAAGAGGTAACCCATTCTCTGGGCAGAGTTTAGGCCACTTGGTGAAGGAGACGCTTTATGATTTGACAGGAGTATCTGTCCCTCCGCAAGCGTTGCGAAATATGTTCGTGACACACGTTAAACGAACAGGTGCCCCCGATGTTATTTGTGAGGCTTACGCTCTGGCAATGCAGCATTCTCGGAGGATGCAAAACGACACCTACAACGATCAACTGAAAGCAGAGAAATTAGCACCAGCTTTTGCTGAGGCGCTGAAAGTAGTTACGGATTGCCTGAGTGCAAAAAGCTGTCCTTAA
- a CDS encoding hypothetical protein (similar to AA sequence:cyanobase_aa:Npun_R6206): MRQLWKFPIYRRTGFAMLIILGIFFRFFNLDHYPYWGDEFFSLLRLSGYTQRELIDNVFTGSLMQISDLNVYQSTHNDKTLLDTLQSLAIKDAQHPPLYYVLLRLWSERFGDSIAAIRSFSSLVSLLALPAVYWLSLELFALPLAAWLAVVLVCVSPLHVLNAQEVREYRLWTATILLSSLLLLRAMRRPQRQTWIAYGLSCTIGLYTFPMTVFVLVSHALYLGKMEAFRLSKTVKAFLLAISCAAIAFLPRAIVIWQSRQQIIATNLWSSYPMTLIERWGNYGFNLGLSFVAIPHAFSKLPQAEIEIRLWLTIPVVVLATIWISAYVLYFLMIKAPPAARWFLLSLMGVTFVALFLPDVLTGSRRSTAYRYLMPCYLGLHLAIAYLMAIKLRATNRRSHLWRGLIFGLLLSAVVTGAVHTQVKGGLNYYWEPEHSRIAQIINAAPHPLLIGSINRSPNRLPGTDGLLGVLFTLLHRLEPSTWVQLVVEPQVLIVPGGYQYFPYNPSECLLDSLWRKYDASRLQASSQGELWQLKPR; this comes from the coding sequence ATGCGACAGCTTTGGAAGTTTCCAATTTATAGGCGCACTGGCTTTGCGATGCTGATCATACTAGGCATCTTTTTCCGCTTTTTCAACCTCGATCATTATCCCTACTGGGGCGACGAATTCTTCTCGTTGCTGCGACTTTCCGGCTACACCCAACGCGAACTGATTGACAACGTGTTTACTGGGTCTCTGATGCAGATTTCAGATCTGAACGTTTATCAAAGCACTCACAATGATAAAACGTTGCTCGATACCCTGCAAAGTTTAGCGATCAAGGATGCTCAGCATCCCCCGCTATATTATGTTCTGCTGCGCTTATGGAGCGAACGCTTCGGAGACTCCATCGCCGCAATTCGGAGTTTCTCCAGTCTTGTGAGCCTCTTGGCATTGCCTGCCGTTTACTGGTTGAGCCTTGAACTCTTCGCGCTACCACTGGCTGCCTGGTTGGCAGTAGTACTGGTTTGTGTTTCTCCGCTTCATGTTCTCAATGCTCAAGAAGTTCGAGAATATAGACTCTGGACGGCGACAATTTTACTTTCGTCGCTGCTCTTGCTGCGAGCGATGCGTCGTCCGCAGCGACAAACTTGGATCGCTTATGGTCTCAGTTGCACAATTGGGCTGTACACCTTCCCAATGACCGTTTTCGTCCTGGTTAGCCATGCTCTGTATCTGGGGAAAATGGAAGCTTTCCGGCTGAGCAAAACTGTTAAAGCGTTTCTGCTCGCAATCAGTTGCGCTGCGATCGCGTTTTTGCCCAGGGCAATCGTGATCTGGCAGTCGCGACAGCAGATTATTGCCACAAATCTCTGGTCGAGCTATCCGATGACACTAATTGAGCGATGGGGCAACTATGGGTTCAATCTGGGACTTTCATTTGTGGCAATTCCTCATGCTTTTTCTAAGCTGCCTCAAGCTGAAATTGAGATCAGGCTATGGCTCACCATTCCAGTCGTCGTACTCGCCACGATTTGGATCAGTGCTTATGTCTTGTATTTCCTGATGATCAAAGCACCACCTGCTGCCCGCTGGTTTCTCCTCTCTCTGATGGGAGTCACGTTTGTCGCCCTCTTTCTGCCCGATGTTTTGACCGGTTCACGTCGATCGACTGCTTATCGCTATCTGATGCCCTGTTATTTGGGGCTACATCTTGCCATTGCCTACTTGATGGCGATTAAGCTCAGGGCAACAAACCGACGATCTCACTTGTGGCGCGGTCTGATTTTTGGCTTACTCTTGTCTGCTGTCGTGACGGGAGCGGTTCACACACAAGTTAAAGGAGGTCTAAATTACTACTGGGAACCAGAGCATTCCCGAATTGCCCAAATCATTAATGCAGCACCGCACCCGCTGTTGATCGGGAGTATCAATCGCTCTCCAAATCGCCTTCCTGGTACAGATGGGTTGCTCGGCGTACTGTTTACACTCTTGCATCGGCTCGAGCCATCGACCTGGGTTCAACTTGTTGTCGAGCCACAAGTTCTAATTGTGCCTGGGGGCTATCAATATTTTCCGTACAATCCGTCTGAGTGCTTGCTTGATTCGTTGTGGCGGAAATATGATGCGTCGCGCTTACAAGCGAGTTCGCAAGGAGAGTTGTGGCAGCTTAAACCGCGATGA
- a CDS encoding helix-turn-helix domain-containing protein (similar to AA sequence:cyanobase_aa:Npun_F4782) — protein sequence MSGSVYSDQYQAFLQRLKAARRTAGLTQQEVATCLNVPQSYVSKCESGERRIDVIELTKFAALYQQSLDYFAYGHNDATDSPKE from the coding sequence ATGAGCGGCTCTGTGTATTCCGACCAGTATCAAGCCTTTTTACAACGACTGAAAGCAGCACGTCGGACTGCTGGGCTAACGCAGCAAGAAGTCGCCACCTGTCTGAATGTCCCACAATCTTACGTCTCGAAATGCGAATCGGGAGAACGGCGGATCGATGTGATTGAGTTGACGAAGTTTGCCGCGCTTTACCAGCAGTCTTTAGATTATTTTGCGTATGGGCACAACGATGCGACTGACTCACCAAAAGAGTGA
- a CDS encoding hypothetical protein (similar to AA sequence:cyanobase_aa:Synpcc7942_1288), which produces MIEAQFWQWIGQSRQNDSACERQAQQLQQVLTALPATEIVEFQQIFADKLALAYRWDLWGVAYLIGGGCSDDSFEYFCRWLVGQGKARYEQALVDPESVIDELSEHERDLECEELFYASGAAYEALTGEMMPMVDLAYPRHPVGESWTEAELVGRFPRVARNYGIGELNTQNEVNPESIPTLE; this is translated from the coding sequence ATGATAGAAGCGCAATTTTGGCAGTGGATCGGACAGAGCCGACAAAACGATTCAGCGTGTGAGCGACAGGCACAACAATTACAACAGGTCCTCACAGCATTACCCGCAACGGAGATTGTTGAATTTCAGCAGATTTTTGCTGATAAACTTGCTCTAGCGTACCGCTGGGACTTATGGGGCGTTGCCTACTTGATCGGCGGTGGCTGTTCTGATGACAGTTTTGAATACTTCTGTCGCTGGCTGGTCGGGCAGGGTAAAGCCCGATACGAACAGGCACTGGTTGATCCGGAGAGCGTGATCGATGAGTTGAGCGAACACGAACGCGACCTGGAATGCGAGGAATTGTTTTATGCCAGTGGTGCGGCGTATGAAGCGCTGACTGGGGAAATGATGCCGATGGTCGATCTTGCTTATCCGAGACACCCGGTTGGCGAATCCTGGACTGAGGCAGAACTGGTAGGTCGCTTTCCCAGAGTCGCACGAAACTATGGAATTGGAGAACTCAACACTCAAAACGAGGTCAACCCGGAAAGTATTCCAACTCTCGAATAA
- a CDS encoding hypothetical protein (similar to AA sequence:cyanobase_aa:Cyan7425_4574): MITLALELNKTLFSGYPFEVQPAQGLVGQCDYLLSRSPRMTDSYPPISLIVEVKRDLDCCLPHCLVEMVAAEQFNRSDAPIYGALTTGLQWQFLKLEGNRVTIKRTVYQFEPFNPVVAMLAGMLTAGDPVVETGDADVEPTD; this comes from the coding sequence ATGATCACGCTTGCTCTAGAGTTGAATAAGACGCTCTTTTCTGGCTACCCGTTTGAGGTGCAGCCCGCGCAAGGATTGGTCGGACAGTGCGACTACCTCCTGAGCCGTTCACCAAGAATGACCGATAGTTATCCCCCGATCTCGCTGATTGTCGAAGTCAAGCGCGATCTCGATTGCTGTTTGCCGCACTGCCTAGTCGAGATGGTCGCTGCTGAACAATTCAATCGTTCTGACGCTCCGATTTACGGCGCATTAACGACCGGACTTCAGTGGCAGTTTCTCAAGCTTGAAGGCAACCGCGTCACGATCAAGCGAACGGTTTACCAGTTTGAGCCGTTCAATCCAGTCGTGGCGATGCTTGCAGGAATGCTAACCGCCGGTGACCCAGTGGTTGAGACTGGCGATGCCGATGTTGAACCGACCGATTGA
- a CDS encoding hypothetical protein (similar to AA sequence:cyanobase_aa:cce_4900): MKLTDLPQAVFDDLCQDQQWRLDIDPGFDSKHEFWMQWHHFLKLPEESYSSHREDSLAEFLTVEGYHLLLPVARSHHADIAVIRLMASADQQTLTLFLQDTYHQEWFTKLGDARYGFLAVADRYQKYGCDFYVASYYHFAYLVGRDYEAALAILAQKSCE; this comes from the coding sequence ATGAAACTTACAGATTTGCCGCAGGCTGTCTTCGATGATTTGTGCCAAGACCAACAGTGGCGCTTAGATATCGATCCGGGCTTTGACAGCAAACACGAATTCTGGATGCAGTGGCATCATTTTCTCAAGTTGCCAGAGGAGTCTTACAGTTCGCATCGCGAAGACAGTTTGGCAGAGTTTCTCACCGTTGAAGGGTACCACCTGCTGTTGCCCGTAGCGCGATCGCATCATGCTGACATTGCTGTGATTCGATTGATGGCGAGCGCAGACCAACAGACGCTGACGCTGTTTCTGCAAGACACGTATCATCAAGAATGGTTTACGAAGCTGGGTGATGCCCGGTATGGCTTCCTTGCTGTCGCTGATCGCTACCAAAAGTATGGCTGTGATTTCTATGTTGCGAGTTACTATCACTTTGCTTACCTTGTAGGTCGGGATTACGAAGCAGCGCTGGCAATCCTGGCGCAAAAGTCCTGCGAGTAG
- a CDS encoding unknown protein (similar to AA sequence:cyanobase_aa:alr3482): protein MYPTDEQWELFDRYRNCPPPLSPQTFLQRWELDYPDIARLVGVTRDTVAHWFSTGAGSRPAPEHHCRRLATIDFVWRNAEQLPYALLDEWCNLPDESTDGIEESADSESEDFESP, encoded by the coding sequence ATGTACCCGACGGATGAACAGTGGGAATTGTTTGATCGCTACAGAAACTGCCCACCCCCACTCTCACCGCAAACCTTCCTGCAACGCTGGGAGCTGGATTATCCAGATATCGCTCGTTTGGTGGGCGTGACCAGAGATACGGTGGCACATTGGTTTAGCACGGGAGCGGGGAGTCGTCCGGCTCCAGAGCATCACTGCCGGCGATTGGCGACGATCGACTTTGTGTGGCGGAATGCGGAGCAATTACCCTACGCTTTACTCGATGAATGGTGCAATTTGCCCGACGAGTCAACCGATGGAATCGAGGAATCAGCCGATTCAGAGTCAGAAGACTTTGAGTCACCCTAG
- a CDS encoding unknown protein (similar to AA sequence:cyanobase_aa:alr3481) yields the protein MNTPRPMNAPPTSITTVIDFTQTLPDRFTLPKFQLGQTVQWINVSTSGFGTIIGLVYANSVSVVANGYHYLVLLNRSSPSGSDCVADWAFEEDIDLIRLEVAA from the coding sequence ATGAACACGCCTCGCCCGATGAATGCTCCTCCCACTTCGATCACAACGGTCATCGACTTCACTCAAACTCTGCCGGATCGCTTCACCCTGCCCAAATTTCAGCTAGGGCAAACCGTGCAGTGGATCAACGTCTCCACGAGTGGCTTTGGGACGATTATCGGCTTGGTGTATGCCAATAGCGTCAGTGTGGTGGCGAACGGCTACCACTACTTAGTTCTACTAAATCGCTCTAGCCCTTCTGGTTCAGATTGCGTCGCAGATTGGGCATTCGAGGAAGATATCGATTTAATTCGCCTTGAGGTTGCTGCCTGA
- a CDS encoding hypothetical protein (similar to AA sequence:cyanobase_aa:Cyan7425_0023) gives MKGLALVASVLLAMTLPLSAAEYQGKTIDGRRLPAQVYSYGTGGVFEAEVEFKEDLATVYFINGGQLQIRLNQSTIRDPGNIVGYGRVEQLPLGRSLSIGVGTDPGLSGSVTVGTGALNDTWVVRLLSSSPL, from the coding sequence ATGAAAGGGCTTGCCTTAGTTGCATCCGTCCTATTGGCAATGACTTTGCCTCTGAGCGCCGCCGAATACCAGGGCAAAACGATCGATGGTCGAAGACTACCCGCTCAAGTGTACTCGTATGGCACTGGCGGAGTGTTTGAGGCTGAGGTGGAATTCAAGGAAGATCTTGCCACTGTTTACTTCATCAACGGTGGGCAGTTGCAGATTCGGCTGAATCAGTCCACGATTCGTGACCCAGGCAATATTGTGGGATACGGGCGTGTGGAGCAGCTTCCACTGGGACGATCGTTGAGTATTGGTGTGGGGACAGACCCCGGTTTGAGCGGCAGTGTGACTGTTGGCACAGGAGCTTTGAATGACACCTGGGTCGTTCGTTTATTGTCTAGTTCACCGTTGTGA
- a CDS encoding hypothetical protein (similar to AA sequence:cyanobase_aa:MAE21360;~type I restriction enzyme R protein N terminus), whose product MVQILQAKTITLRDLIDRFDLKLVRDEQFFHEWQNDLPIVTEVEQQFLDRVVDGFINLLNYPPLLEDVVRMAIVDPLLFLGGFYLPPFHVRSEPSIELSVEDDEVVISGSLDTLVLKDQLWVLVVESKRASFSVEAGLAQILTYMLATPTPERPCFGMITSGGSFMFIKLIPSPTPRYATSRLFGVRNRGDLTIVFQILKRLGELVQD is encoded by the coding sequence ATGGTTCAAATTCTTCAAGCTAAAACAATTACGCTGCGTGACCTGATCGATCGCTTTGATCTGAAACTCGTGCGCGATGAGCAATTTTTCCACGAATGGCAAAACGATTTGCCGATCGTAACCGAGGTCGAGCAGCAATTCCTCGATCGCGTCGTGGATGGCTTCATTAACCTGCTCAATTACCCACCTCTGCTTGAGGACGTGGTGCGAATGGCGATCGTAGACCCGCTCCTGTTTCTCGGTGGCTTTTATCTACCGCCGTTTCACGTTCGTTCAGAACCGTCGATCGAACTTTCAGTTGAAGACGACGAAGTAGTGATATCGGGTAGCCTCGATACGCTTGTTCTCAAAGACCAGTTGTGGGTGTTAGTCGTCGAATCAAAGCGAGCATCGTTTTCAGTAGAGGCAGGACTCGCTCAGATTTTGACTTATATGCTGGCAACACCAACGCCTGAGAGACCCTGCTTCGGCATGATTACCAGCGGAGGGAGCTTCATGTTCATCAAACTCATTCCGAGTCCAACACCCCGATATGCGACCTCTCGATTGTTCGGCGTTCGGAACCGAGGGGATTTAACGATCGTGTTTCAGATCCTCAAGCGGTTGGGTGAGTTGGTGCAGGATTGA
- a CDS encoding hypothetical protein (similar to AA sequence:cyanobase_aa:Npun_R5345): MRLNQTQTKLLEQFLALPLLTPEEFIARWTLNYRQISQICCCSLSTVEHWFSEGTARRPPSESYQRLLAIADFLLVHSVEIDYIWRLLQE, translated from the coding sequence ATGCGCTTGAATCAGACTCAGACTAAACTGCTTGAACAATTCTTGGCGCTACCGCTGCTCACACCAGAAGAATTCATTGCACGATGGACGCTCAACTATCGCCAAATCAGCCAAATTTGCTGCTGCTCACTTTCGACCGTCGAACATTGGTTCAGCGAAGGAACGGCACGCCGACCTCCATCTGAGAGCTATCAGAGACTGTTAGCAATCGCAGACTTCCTGCTGGTTCATAGTGTAGAGATTGATTATATTTGGCGGTTGTTGCAGGAATAA
- a CDS encoding unknown protein (similar to AA sequence:cyanobase_aa:all3617): protein MKGNPEERGFYTASVSALAEATGLSKRTIEGWGRDFAGRPDYVLNILAKENLLNQIRELNPPPNYLKDSQ, encoded by the coding sequence GTGAAAGGAAATCCTGAAGAACGAGGATTTTATACGGCGAGCGTATCTGCACTTGCCGAGGCAACAGGGCTGTCAAAACGTACAATTGAAGGATGGGGTAGAGATTTTGCGGGTCGCCCTGATTACGTACTCAATATTCTTGCGAAAGAGAATCTGCTAAATCAAATTCGAGAATTGAATCCGCCGCCGAATTATTTGAAGGATTCGCAATGA
- a CDS encoding hypothetical protein (similar to AA sequence:cyanobase_aa:LBDG_00500) codes for MTTSAEYQRRIEIYDRAQLLDLWTQIQACNTPNWEPGKALEYLIIRAFELEGADVTYPYSIPIARTIIEQIDGAVYSDGLFCLVECKDQANNIASNPLPNFATNCYADPQV; via the coding sequence ATGACCACCTCCGCCGAATATCAACGCCGCATCGAAATCTATGACCGCGCTCAACTCCTCGACCTTTGGACACAAATTCAAGCCTGCAACACTCCCAATTGGGAACCTGGCAAAGCTCTCGAATACCTAATCATTCGTGCTTTTGAACTTGAAGGAGCTGATGTCACCTATCCCTACAGCATCCCGATCGCCAGAACCATCATCGAGCAAATCGATGGAGCCGTCTACAGCGACGGACTGTTCTGCCTCGTCGAATGCAAAGACCAAGCGAACAACATTGCATCGAACCCGTTGCCAAACTTCGCAACCAACTGCTACGCCGACCCGCAGGTGTGA
- a CDS encoding hypothetical protein (similar to AA sequence:cyanobase_aa:LBDG_00500) has protein sequence MIGIVFSTTEFTEATQILAQYNANQAILLWDGTEIDYALIHQQMRTGLMQKYRYCVERALPNFKINLGDLL, from the coding sequence GTGATTGGTATCGTGTTTAGCACAACCGAATTTACGGAAGCCACCCAAATTTTGGCACAGTACAATGCAAATCAAGCGATTCTGCTTTGGGATGGCACTGAAATCGATTATGCGCTTATCCATCAACAAATGCGAACCGGGCTAATGCAGAAATACCGATACTGTGTTGAACGTGCGTTACCTAACTTCAAAATCAATTTAGGAGATTTGCTATGA
- a CDS encoding hypothetical protein (similar to AA sequence:cyanobase_aa:Ava_4261), producing MTLAYVVTDRETDIAILKKLLPLELAESLTFYAAHGKYSARSAAGTLLSARMRPVALVLDADTENPDEVREKIELVNTMLYPASSPETPFKVFLATPSIASILSSPSGDQAASMETLDRLTPTQIQSLQRHSLIQQLIEFLSSLTQQMLHQPIRLIDTQVNSLL from the coding sequence ATGACCTTAGCCTATGTCGTTACTGATCGCGAAACCGATATTGCAATTCTGAAGAAGCTTCTTCCTCTAGAACTCGCCGAATCGCTCACGTTCTATGCCGCACACGGGAAATATTCCGCTCGTTCCGCCGCAGGCACCTTGTTGTCGGCTCGAATGCGACCTGTTGCGTTAGTGCTAGATGCGGATACGGAAAATCCCGATGAAGTTCGAGAAAAAATTGAGTTAGTGAATACCATGCTTTATCCAGCGAGTTCTCCGGAAACGCCCTTCAAAGTCTTTCTCGCAACTCCCTCGATCGCATCCATCCTATCTTCACCGAGCGGCGATCAGGCTGCATCAATGGAAACGCTTGATCGTCTCACTCCAACCCAAATTCAGTCCCTTCAACGTCACTCGCTGATCCAACAATTGATCGAATTTCTATCAAGCCTGACTCAGCAAATGCTACATCAGCCAATCAGATTGATAGATACACAAGTTAACTCATTACTCTGA